One window of the Rosa rugosa chromosome 3, drRosRugo1.1, whole genome shotgun sequence genome contains the following:
- the LOC133739650 gene encoding TMV resistance protein N-like → MAVQLRASSSFSSASSTRSDTHDVFLSFRGEDTRYGFTGHLNRYLVQRGINTFIDDDELTRGEEISEALLQAIEESKLSLVVFSENYASSKWCLDELVHILECRRSKNQMVRPIFYKVNPSDVRHQRGKFGEALAEHERRFKGEMDKVFRWKAALSEAANLSGWPFSQGHEYESKFVDIIVEEVSAQLKERTNLDVAKCPVGIDSRVQDMLEILDVGGSDVRMVGIWGIGGIGKTTIAKAVYNTIAHKFKCRCFLANVRAGSEQHGGLVNLQNIILSEILGGKELKVINVDKGINMLRQRLRNKRILLILDDVNKLDQLDTLAGAPDWFGCGSRIIITTRDKRLLTVHEVDPIYKARELGHHEGCELFSSNAFNNKRNLDDNEKLLVSTVVKYTQGLPLALVILGLHLCGRPIDDWQTMLDGYKRNHPKDIRDILKVSYDGLEEIVKEVFLDIACFFKGRNTKDVIPILESCDRNNPKHSIEVLEEKALINVDVYGCICMHDLLEEMGKDIVRQESTEPGERSRLWHHKDVHDVLTENIGTSKIEGIMIKMPTADVIRLSPKCFKKMRNLKIFINVNGRFGGKVDYYPNQLRLLDWRYCPLQSLPFDFNMKNLVQLSMPYSRISRFGEEFKSMKNLKSLNLKGCKFLAQSPDLSGSSNLEFLDLSWCRRLVEVHTSVGSLERLVRLNLEDCSNLVRLPEKVNWRSLQTINLDHCIRLESFPEIVGEMKYMRYLNLARTGIKALPSSIRYLINLVWLDLVGCRNVTNLPCSIYELQKLERVDMSKCRKLVTFPNKMDSEVLPTYSKFSHDSLLKKERRSEGSSLEPEPDTEFNLALPWLGEFCASGCNLSNIEFLASLDCVTTLDRLDLSGSPIVILPECIINKFVNLRDLKLSGCTRLVEIPELPPCIEMLDARDCISLERISKLSNILERKESQMVKKMDLTNCRRLCEKLVEMANEEDDEVDADLFSRLLSSQQFKFTITFPVPRSEVPKWFSCQMDFKGHPRFEFYIETLPNFKWDNTGLAFCVAFDTSLCCPFQVDIHINEVKLSPLGIQYFNSTLLPQQVDSEGSDHVWLQYVPFLEMWRFGYMRPLPPFTCRVIIFHNHKASFRSCGVHLVMPLNEDVCMKLIRAENTNKHPGDEVYKNFWGNYRPKQRTDYKELY, encoded by the exons ATGGCCGTCCAATTgagagcttcttcttctttctcctctGCTTCCTCCACCCGTTCAGACACACACGATGTGTTTCTGAGTTTCAGAGGCGAGGATACTCGCTACGGTTTCACAGGTCATTTGAACAGGTATTTGGTTCAAAGGGGGATCAACACTTTCATAGATGATGATGAACTTAcaagaggagaagaaatatcAGAAGCACTTCTCCAAGCAATTGAAGAATCAAAGCTCTCTCTCGTTGTGTTCTCCGAAAACTACGCATCCTCAAAGTGGTGTTTGGATGAACTGGTTCATATCCTTGAATGTAGAAGATCAAAGAACCAAATGGTTCGGCCAATCTTTTACAAAGTAAATCCCTCCGATGTAAGACACCAAAGAGGTAAATTTGGTGAGGCACTTGCAGAGCATGAACGCAGATTCAAAGGTGAAATGGACAAGGTGTTCAGATGGAAAGCAGCTCTTTCAGAAGCAGCAAATTTGTCTGGGTGGCCCTTCTCGCAGGG GCATGAATATGAATCTAAATTTGTTGATATAATTGTTGAAGAGGTTTCTGCACAACTAAAAGAACGTACCAATTTGGATGTGGCAAAGTGTCCAGTTGGGATAGACTCTCGGGTACAAGACATGCTTGAAATTTTAGATGTTGGGGGAAGTGATGTACGCATGGTAGGGATATGGGGAATTGGTGGAATAGGGAAGACAACAATTGCTAAAGCTGTTTACAATACAATTGCCCATAAGTTTAAGTGTCGCTGCTTTTTGGCAAATGTTAGAGCAGGTTCAGAGCAACATGGAGGTTTAGTCAACCTACAAAACATTATTCTTTCAGAGATTCTAGGGGGCAAAGAACTGAAAGTAATCAATGTTGATAAAGGAATCAATATGTTGCGTCAAAGGTTGAGAAATAAAAGGATTCTGTTaattcttgatgatgtgaataAATTGGACCAGTTAGACACATTAGCCGGAGCACCTGATTGGTTTGGTTGTGGCAGCAGAATTATCATAACAACAAGAGATAAGCGTTTGTTGACTGTTCACGAAGTCGATCCTATATACAAGGCCAGGGAACTAGGTCATCACGAAGGTTGTGAGCTCTTCAGTTCAAATGCCTTCAATAATAAGAGAAATTTAGATGACAATGAGAAGCTCTTAGTTAGTACGGTTGTTAAATATACTCAAGGCCTTCCGTTAGCCCTGGTAATTTTGGGTTTACATCTATGTGGTAGACCTATAGATGACTGGCAAACTATGTTAGATGGTTATAAAAGAAATCATCCCAAAGACATTCGAGATATTCTCAAAGTCAGTTATGATGGACTGGAAGAAATagtgaaagaagttttcctCGACATTGCTTGTTTCTTCAAAGGTAGGAATACAAAGGATGTGATACCTATACTAGAATCTTGTGACCGCAACAACCCCAAGCATAGTATTGAAGTTCTTGAAGAAAAGGCGCTCATAAATGTTGATGTATATGGTTGTATTTGCATGCATGATTTGCTAGAAGAGATGGGAAAAGATATAGTTCGTCAAGAGTCTACAGAGCCCGGTGAGCGAAGCAGATTGTGGCATCATAAGGATGTGCATGATGTTCTAACAGAAAACATA GGAACAAGTAAAATTGAAGGTATAATGATAAAGATGCCTACAGCAGATGTGATACGCTTGAGTCCTAAATGCTTCAAAAAGATGAGAAATCTTAAAATTTTTATAAATGTCAATGGACGGTTTGGTGGAAAGGTTGATTATTATCCGAATCAGTTGCGGTTACTTGATTGGCGTTACTGTCCGCTACAATCTTTGCCCTTCGATTTTAATATGAAGAATCTGGTTCAACTGAGTATGCCTTACAGCCGCATCTCACGTTTTGGAGAAGAATTCAAG AGTATGAAAAATCTGaaatccttaaatttgaagGGATGTAAATTCCTAGCACAAAGCCCAGACCTGTCTGGAAGCTCAAACTTAGAGTTCCTGGATCTAAGTTGGTGTAGAAGATTAGTGGAGGTTCACACTTCGGTTGGATCCCTCGAAAGGCTTGTTCGCCTAAATCTTGAGGATTGCTCTAACCTTGTGAGGCTACCTGAAAAAGTCAACTGGAGATCCCTCCAAACCATTAATCTTGACCATTGCATAAGGTTGGAGAGTTTCCCTGAAATTGTGGGAGAGATGAAATACATGAGATACTTGAATCTAGCCCGCACTGGCATCAAAGCATTGCCTTCATCCATTCGATATCTAATTAACCTTGTATGGTTGGATTTAGTAGGTTGTAGAAACGTCACAAATCTACCTTGCAGCATTTATGAACTGCAGAAGTTAGAGCGTGTTGATATGTCCAAGTGCCGAAAACTCGTAACATTCCCAAATAAGATGGACTCTGAAGTGCTTCCAACTTACTCAAAGTTTTCACATGACTCTttattgaaaaaagagagaCGGAGTGAAGGCAGTTCATTAGAGCCAGAGCCAGACACTGAATTCAATTTGGCGCTTCCTTGGCTAGGTGAATTCTGTGCGAGTGGATGCAATTTGTCTAATATTGAATTCCTCGCGTCCCTTGACTGTGTAACCACTTTAGATAGACTTGATTTATCAGGAAGTCCCATTGTTATTCTTCCCGAATGCATCATCAACAAATTTGTCAACTTAAGGGATCTGAAATTGAGCGGCTGCACAAGGCTCGTAGAAATTCCAGAGCTTCCACCATGTATTGAAATGTTGGATGCGAGGGATTGCATATCATTAGAAAGAATTTCAAAGTTGTCAAACATTTTGGAGCGTAAAGAATCACAAATGGTTAAGAAGATGGACTTGACTAATTGCCGGAGACTCTGTGAAAAATTGGTTGAGATGGCAAACGAGGAAGATGATGAGGTGGATGCTGATCTCTTCTCTCGACTCCTATCTTCTCAGCAATTCAAATTCACAATTACATTTCCAGTTCCAAGAAGCGAGGTTCCAAAGTGGTTCAGCTGTCAAATGGATTTCAAGGGGCATCCACGGTTTGAATTTTATATCGAAACACTTCCAAATTTCAAATGGGACAACACAGGATTGGCTTTCTGTGTTGCTTTTGATACTTCTCTGTGTTGCCCTTTTCAAGTCGATATTCACATCAATGAAGTAAAACTTTCACCTCTTGGGATACAGTATTTTAATTCAACTCTCCTCCCACAACAGGTTGATTCAGAAGGGTCCGATCATGTGTGGCTGCAGTATGTTCCATTCCTTGAAATGTGGCGATTTGGTTATATGCGTCCATTGCCACCTTTTACGTGTCGAGTCATTATCTTTCATAATCATAAGGCGTCCTTTAGAAGTTGTGGGGTCCACCTTGTAATGCCACTGAATGAAGACGTTTGTATGAAGCTAATCCGTGCAGAGAACACCAATAAACATCCTGGTGATGAAGTTTATAAG AACTTCTGGGGCAATTATCGTCCCAAACAGAGGACTGACTACAAAGAATTATACTGA
- the LOC133739651 gene encoding pto-interacting protein 1-like isoform X1 encodes MKMICMHKATGNGGAYILKNPARNEGSHHASGNAPMGGQAVNVQPIEIPLIPVEELKEITDNFGTNALIGEGSYGRVYYGVLKSREHAAIKKLDASKQPDEVSCTDGTYLAKNCKFITASPSHRKICSSIQGSMEVLVTAYLIFLSTTAKREICIPLFYYHSNFDCKFHYALGLKKMQ; translated from the exons ATGAAGATGATATGCATGCATAAAGCAACTGGCAATGGAGGTGCTTACATATTGAAAAATCCTGCAA GAAATGAGGGAAGTCATCATGCCTCCGGTAATGCGCCCATGGGTGGTCAAGCGGTAAACGTCCAGCCTATTGAAATTCCCCTTATACCAGTAGAGGAGCTAAAGGAAATTACAGATAACTTTGGGACAAATGCGTTGATTGGGGAAGGTTCGTATGGAAGAGTATATTATGGGGTACTTAAAAGCAGGGAGCATGCAGCAATCAAGAAGCTAGATGCCAGCAAACAACCTGATGAGGTATCTTGCACAG ATGGGACCTATCTTGCAAAAAACTGTAAATTCATTACAGCTTCTCCCTCCCACAGAAAAATATGTTCCTCCATTCAAGGATCCATGGAGGTTTTGGTGACTGCATATTTGATTTTCTTGTCCACCACTGCAAAACGTGAAATTTGTATACCTTTATTCTATTACCATTCAAATTTTGACTGTAAGTTCCACTATGCTTTGGGTTTGAAAAAGATGCAATAG
- the LOC133739651 gene encoding pto-interacting protein 1-like isoform X2, whose amino-acid sequence MKMICMHKATGNGGAYILKNPARNEGSHHASGNAPMGGQAVNVQPIEIPLIPVEELKEITDNFGTNALIGEGSYGRVYYGVLKSREHAAIKKLDASKQPDEMGPILQKTVNSLQLLPPTEKYVPPFKDPWRFW is encoded by the exons ATGAAGATGATATGCATGCATAAAGCAACTGGCAATGGAGGTGCTTACATATTGAAAAATCCTGCAA GAAATGAGGGAAGTCATCATGCCTCCGGTAATGCGCCCATGGGTGGTCAAGCGGTAAACGTCCAGCCTATTGAAATTCCCCTTATACCAGTAGAGGAGCTAAAGGAAATTACAGATAACTTTGGGACAAATGCGTTGATTGGGGAAGGTTCGTATGGAAGAGTATATTATGGGGTACTTAAAAGCAGGGAGCATGCAGCAATCAAGAAGCTAGATGCCAGCAAACAACCTGATGAG ATGGGACCTATCTTGCAAAAAACTGTAAATTCATTACAGCTTCTCCCTCCCACAGAAAAATATGTTCCTCCATTCAAGGATCCATGGAGGTTTTGGTGA